Proteins encoded within one genomic window of Alphaproteobacteria bacterium:
- a CDS encoding helicase C-terminal domain-containing protein, which translates to MRRQAYEAAGGDRRDYDDIATRLRLKQAYGRLVRRADDRGVFVLLDPRTPTRLLTAFPPGVPVERVGLVEALEAVQGFLG; encoded by the coding sequence GTGCGCCGCCAGGCCTATGAGGCCGCCGGCGGCGACCGCCGCGACTACGACGACATCGCCACCCGGCTGCGGCTGAAGCAGGCCTACGGCCGCCTGGTCCGCCGCGCCGACGACAGGGGCGTGTTCGTCCTGCTCGACCCCCGCACCCCCACCCGCCTGCTCACCGCCTTCCCCCCCGGCGTGCCGGTGGAGCGGGTCGGCCTGGTCGAGGCGCTGGAGGCGGTGCAGGGGTTCTTGGGGTGA